The following are from one region of the Sorghum bicolor cultivar BTx623 chromosome 2, Sorghum_bicolor_NCBIv3, whole genome shotgun sequence genome:
- the LOC110432165 gene encoding cysteine-rich receptor-like protein kinase 6: MRTKLPMAPHLLAVAVAVSAIIAAVSLLAPGAAGYPWPFCGTSNDFKPNSTYQANLNLLAATLPKNVSASPTLYATAVVGAVPEQVWAMGLCRGDTNASSCLACLTQAFQDLPNDCSYNKDATIYYDPCILHYSDVHTLPDDDTGPTTLSYTVNNNANVTSDPARFERLLAALVNATAEHAAYNSTRRFATGEADFDQEFPKVYTLAQCTPDQTPALCRKCLAGLISQSLDGFQSNIGGRVLWVNCTWRYETAPFFNGPAMVRLATSSPPAPAPAGTTTAAAGGGERKYSVFIVVLAVVLPTLAALNLVFCFCFWRRRRQVAQAKQSQAMYSTEAEDMETVDSMMIDISTLRAATGNFDETNKLGEGGFGAVYKGVLPDGDEIAVKRLSKSSTQGVEELKNELALVAKLKHRNLVRLVGVCLEQQERLLVYEFVPNRSLDLILFGTTDKREQQLSWEQRYKIINGIARGLQYLHEDSQLKVVHRDLKASNILLDVEMNPKISDFGLARIFSRDQTQAITSRVVGTYGYMAPEYLMRGNYSVKSDAFSFGVMVLEIVTGRKNHDSFHHNSQKSGDLLTTVWEHWEAGTVAELVDPSLGGSFPEGDVLRCIHIGLLCVQGDPAARPVMSSVVMMLGTDTVTLQAPSKPGFFARKSGTNTTVSADVSSI, translated from the exons ATGCGTACCAAATTACCAATGGCTCCCCACCTcctggccgtggccgtggccgtgtcCGCCATCATCGCCGCCGTATCGCTGCTCGCGCCCGGCGCCGCTGGCTACCCGTGGCCATTTTGTGGCACGAGCAACGACTTCAAGCCCAACAGCACATACCAGGCCAACCTCAACCTCCTCGCCGCCACGCTGCCCAAGAACGTCTCGGCGTCCCCGACCCTCTACGCCACCGCCGTCGTCGGCGCCGTCCCGGAGCAGGTCTGGGCCATGGGGCTCTGCCGCGGCGACACCAACGCCAGCAGCTGCCTCGCCTGCCTCACCCAGGCGTTCCAGGACCTGCCCAACGACTGCTCCTACAACAAGGACGCCACCATCTACTACGACCCCTGCATCCTCCACTACTCCGACGTCCACACCCTCCCCGACGACGACACCGGCCCGACGACACTGTCCTACACCGTCAACAACAACGCCAACGTCACCTCCGACCCGGCCCGGTTCGAGCGCCTCCTCGCCGCCCTCGTCAACGCCACCGCCGAGCACGCCGCGTACAACTCCACGCGGCGGTTCGCCACGGGGGAGGCCGACTTCGACCAGGAGTTCCCCAAGGTGTACACCCTGGCGCAGTGCACGCCGGACCAGACGCCGGCGCTGTGCCGCAAGTGCCTCGCCGGGCTCATATCGCAGTCGCTAGACGGGTTCCAGAGCAATATCGGAGGCAGGGTGCTCTGGGTCAACTGCACCTGGCGATACGAGACCGCGCCCTTCTTCAATGGACCGGCCATGGTGCGGCTGGCAACGTCGAGCCCTCCAGCGCCAGCGCCGGCTGGGACGACGACGGCAGCGGCAGGAGGAG GGGAGAGGAAGTACAGTGTGTTCATTGTGGTTCTTGCAGTTGTGCTGCCTACTCTTGCTGCCCTAAACCTTGTGTTTTGCTTCTGTTTCTGGAGGCGGCGGCGACAAGTAGCACAAGCAAAGCAGTCAC AGGCCATGTATTCCACTGAAGCAGAGGACATGGAGACGGTGGACTCCATGATGATCGACATCTCCACCCTACGAGCCGCAACAGGGAATTTCGACGAAACAAACAAGCTCGGTGAAGGCGGATTTGGCGCGGTGTACAAG GGCGTTCTCCCGGACGGCGACGAGATAGCGGTGAAGCGGCTGTCGAAGAGCTCGACACAGGGAGTGGAGGAGCTGAAGAACGAGCTCGCGTTGGTCGCCAAGCTGAAGCACAGGAACCTCGTCAGACTCGTCGGCGTGTGCCTGGAGCAGCAAGAACGACTGCTCGTGTACGAGTTCGTCCCCAACCGGAGTCTCGACCTGATACTCTTCGGTACTACTGATAAACGTGAGCAGCAGCTTAGCTGGGAGCAGAGGTACAAGATCATAAACGGCATCGCTCGAGGCTTGCAGTACCTCCATGAGGACTCCCAGCTCAAAGTAGTCCACCGTGATCTCAAGGCCAGCAACATCCTGCTAGACGTGGAGATGAACCCCAAGATCTCAGATTTTGGCCTCGCGAGGATCTTCAGTCGAGACCAAACACAGGCCATCACCAGCCGCGTTGTTGGAACCTA TGGGTACATGGCGCCAGAATACCTAATGCGCGGGAACTACTCGGTGAAATCGGACGCGTTCAGCTTCGGCGTCATGGTGCTGGAGATCGTCACCGGGAGGAAGAACCACGACAGCTTCCACCACAACTCCCAGAAGTCTGGAGACCTCTTGACCACC GTATGGGAGCACTGGGAGGCCGGGACAGTGGCGGAGCTGGTGGATCCATCCCTGGGCGGAAGCTTCCCGGAGGGCGACGTGCTGAGGTGCATCCACATCGGCCTGCTCTGCGTCCAGGGAGACCCCGCGGCCCGGCCGGTGATGTCGTCCGTCGTCATGATGCTTGGAACCGACACAGTCACCCTCCAGGCTCCATCCAAGCCGGGATTCTTCGCCAGAAAGAGTGGCACTAACACGACCGTGTCCGCTGATGTGTCGTCGATTTAG
- the LOC8084083 gene encoding cysteine-rich receptor-like protein kinase 6, with the protein MAAPTGHLLFLAVASLLLLFLLLSPRAAAQPWQVCGNTGNYTAQSTYQSNLASLAKALPANASRSAGNLFAEGSVGAVPDVVYALALCRGDTANATACGSCVATGFQDAQQLCPYDKDAAVVYDACYLRFSNKDFIASTTDNGDNLIILANTQSVSSPVRAFDAAVAALLNATGDYASANSSRFATGEEGFDASNPTIYGLTQCTPDMSSADCRSCLGSIISAIPQSLSGSKGGRIIGMRCNFRYEVYSFFSGSPSLRLPAASPPAASPTTPFNGTPTATPPPPGRTRNKTGIALAIVLPIIAAVLAISTVCLCFFWRRRKQAREQTPSYSTNAGDMESIESLLLDISTLRAATGNFAESNRLGEGGFGAVYKGVLPDGQEIAVKRLSQSSGQGIQELKNELVLVAKLQHKNLVRLLGVCLQEHEKLLVYEYMPNRSIDTLLFDAEKNKELDWANRVKIIDGIARGLQYLHEDSQLKIIHRDLKASNVLLDSDYTPKISDFGLARLFGGDQSREVTSRVVGTYGYMAPEYAMRGHYSIKSDVFSFGILILEILTGRKSSGSFNIEESVDLLSLVWEHWTMGTIVEVMDPSLRGKAPAQQMLKYVHIGLLCVQDNPVDRPMMSTVNVMLSGSTFSLQAPLKPVFFIPKSGYYSTVYSESYPTASQSTDNVMSGALSPNEVSITELEPR; encoded by the exons ATGGCCGCGCCCACGGGCCACCTCCTCTTCCTCGCCGTCgcctccctcctcctcctcttcctcctcctctcgCCGCGGGCCGCTGCGCAGCCGTGGCAGGTCTGCGGGAACACCGGCAACTACACGGCCCAGAGCACCTACCAGTCCAACCTCGCGAGCCTCGCCAAGGCGCTCCCCGCGAACGCGTCCCGCTCGGCGGGGAACCTCTTCGCGGAGGGCAGCGTCGGCGCCGTCCCGGACGTCGTCTACGCGCTCGCGCTCTGCCGCGGGGACACGGCCAACGCCACGGCCTGCGGCTCCTGCGTCGCCACGGGGTTCCAGGACGCGCAGCAGCTCTGCCCCTACGACAAGGACGCGGCCGTGGTCTACGACGCCTGCTACCTCCGCTTCTCCAACAAGGACTTCATCGCCAGCACCACCGACAACGGCGATAATCTCATCATCCTCGCCAACACGCAGAGCGTGAGCTCGCCGGTGCGGGCGTTcgacgccgccgtcgccgcgctcCTCAACGCCACCGGCGACTACGCGTCCGCGAACTCGTCGCGGTTTGCCACGGGGGAAGAGGGTTTCGACGCCAGCAACCCCACCATCTACGGGCTCACGCAGTGCACGCCGGACATGTCGTCCGCCGACTGCCGGAGCTGCCTTGGGAGCATAATCTCGGCGATACCACAGTCTCTCAGCGGAAGTAAGGGCGGGAGGATTATAGGTATGCGGTGCAATTTCAGGTACGAGGTGTATTCTTTCTTCTCCGGATCGCCCTCGCTACGTCTGCCAGCGGCGTCGCCACCGGCGGCATCTCCTACTACACCATTTAACGGGACGCCGACGGCAACCCCACCACCACCAG GAAGAACCAGAAACAAAACAGGAATTGCTTTAGCAATTGTGTTGCCTATAATTGCTGCGGTGCTAGCTATCAGTACTGTTtgtctctgtttcttctggaggAGGAGAAAACAAGCGAGGGAGCAGACACCATCTT ATTCAACTAATGCTGGAGACATGGAAAGCATTGAGTCACTTCTTCTTGATATATCAACTTTACGCGCTGCGACTGGTAACTTTGCTGAGAGCAATAGGCTTGGTGAAGGAGGTTTTGGTGCTGTCTATAAG GGCGTCCTTCCTGATGGTCAAGAAATTGCAGTGAAGAGGCTCTCACAGAGTTCAGGGCAAGGAATACAAGAGCTGAAAAATGAGCTTGTTTTGGTTGCCAAGCTTCAACACAAGAATCTTGTTAGGCTTCTTGGTGTttgcttgcaagaacatgagaaACTGCTTGTGTATGAATACATGCCCAATAGAAGCATCGACACCCTCCTTTTCG ATGCTGAGAAAAACAAGGAGCTAGATTGGGCAAACAGAGTCAAGATAATAGATGGAATTGCTAGAGGATTACAGTATCTTCATGAAGATTCTCAGTTGAAGATTATTCACCGGGACCTTAAAGCGAGCAATGTCCTTTTAGACTCTGATTATACTCCTAAGATTTCTGACTTTGGCCTGGCTAGGCTATTTGGAGGGGATCAATCGCGGGAGGTCACAAGTCGCGTCGTTGGAACATA TGGGTATATGGCACCCGAGTACGCCATGCGTGGCCACTATTCTATAAAGTCCGATGTTTTTAGCTTTGGCATCTTGATTCTTGAAATCTTAACCGGAAGAAAAAGCAGTGGTTCCTTTAACATCGAGGAGTCTGTTGATCTCTTAAGTCTT GTTTGGGAGCACTGGACCATGGGAACAATTGTTGAGGTTATGGATCCATCTCTGAGAGGCAAAGCTCCTGCGCAACAAATGCTGAAATATGTCCATATCGGCCTACTATGTGTTCAGGATAACCCGGTCGACAGACCGATGATGTCAACAGTAAACGTCATGCTCAGCGGCAGCACTTTCTCCCTCCAGGCTCCACTAAAGCCAGTATTTTTCATTCCCAAGAGTGGTTACTACTCAACTGTTTATTCAGAATCATATCCTACAGCTTCCCAATCCACCGATAACGTTATGTCAGGGGCGTTATCACCTAATGAAGTGTCAATTACAGAATTGGAACCAAGATGA
- the LOC8084084 gene encoding glucan endo-1,3-beta-glucosidase 13 produces the protein MALAHFLGAALPLLLLRAAEAAGEVGVNYGRVAYDLPDPASVVQLLKQNGITMVRLYDANPKVLASLANTGIKVLVMLPNEELAAAASDPSYALRWARSNVAAFYPATRIHGVSVGNEVFDSRPDLNADLVAAMTNVHDALAQLGLADAVKVSTPVAFSAVTDSYPPSSGRFRDDIAQSVMKPMLGFLERTGSYLTINIYPYLAYAEHPDQISLDYALGNSNPGVRVDDDDDDTAGLTLDDDDDNDGGGVTYYSLLDAQLDATYYAMDDLGFTSLKAHVGETGHPSAGKPKTGRRPPRGGRRHLMAGDDDGDGYPVASVANAHAYVNNVINRVLSGKTGTPHRPDADMDVYIFALFNENQKGDGPDDIEQNFGLFYPNEQKVYEFDFHGGGGGGGAKASWCVANAAVGDSRLQTALDYACGHGADCSAIQPGAACYEPNTKLAHASYAFNDYYQKNGRASGTCDFAGAANVVYQAPADTCNAAKAMSWCVANTAVGDARLQAALDYACGHGADCGAIQPGATCFAPDTKAAHASYAFNDYYQRKGRASGTCDFAGAASVVYQQPAGACDAKSSWCVANAAVGDARLQAALDYACGHGADCSAIQPGATCFQPDTKAAHASHAFNSYYQRNGRASGTCDFAGAASVVYQAPKIGNCMLPSRA, from the exons ATGGCGCTGGCTCACTTCCTCGGGGCGGCATTGCCGCTACTCCTCCTCCGTGCAGCAGAGGCCGCCGGCGAGGTGGGCGTGAACTACGGTAGGGTGGCGTACGACCTGCCGGACCCGGCGTCGGTGGTGCAGCTGCTCAAGCAGAACGGCATCACCATGGTGAGGCTGTACGACGCCAACCCCAAGGTGCTGGCGTCGCTGGCCAACACGGGCATCAAGGTGCTGGTGATGCTGCCCAACGAGGAGCtcgccgccgcggcctccgacccGTCCTACGCGCTCCGGTGGGCGCGGAGCAACGTGGCGGCGTTCTACCCGGCCACGCGCATCCACGGCGTCTCCGTGGGCAACGAGGTGTTCGACTCCAGGCCGGACCTGAACGCggacctcgtcgccgccatgaccAACGTGCACGACGCGCTGGCGCAGCTCGGCCTCGCCGACGCCGTCAAGGTGTCCACCCCCGTCGCCTTCTCGGCGGTCACGGACTCGTACCCGCCGTCGTCGGGCAGGTTCCGGGACGACATCGCGCAGAGCGTGATGAAGCCCATGCTAGGGTTCCTGGAGAGGACGGGCTCCTACCTCACCATCAACATCTACCCCTACTTGGCGTACGCCGAGCATCCCGACCAAATCTCCCTCGACTACGCCCTGGGGAACTCGAACCCCGGCGTGcgtgtcgacgacgacgacgacgatacgGCCGGCCTCacgctcgacgacgacgacgacaacgacggcggcggcgtcacGTACTACAGCCTCCTGGACGCCCAGCTCGACGCCACGTACTATGCCATGGATGACCTGGGGTTCACCAGTCTGAAAGCACATGTTGGGGAGACTGGGCATCCGTCGGCCGGAAAACCCAAAACTGGGCGGCGGCCGCCACGCGGAGGACGGAGGCATTTGATGGCcggggacgacgacggcgacgggtACCCCGTTGCGTCGGTAGCCAATGCCCATGCGTACGTCAACAACGTCATCAACCGCGTGCTGTCCGGCAAAACGGGCACCCCGCACCGGCCCGACGCGGACATGGACGTCTACATCTTCGCGCTTTTCAATGAGAACCAGAAAGGCGACGGGCCGGACGACATCGAGCAGAACTTCGGGCTGTTCTACCCGAACGAGCAGAAGGTGTACGAATTCGacttccacggcggcggcggcggtggtggcgcgAAGGCGAGCTGGTGCGTGGCGAACGCGGCCGTCGGGGACTCACGGCTGCAGACGGCGCTGGACTATGCGTGCGGCCACGGCGCGGACTGCAGCGCCATCCAGCCCGGCGCGGCGTGCTACGAACCCAACACCAAGCTTGCCCATGCCTCCTATGCATTCAACGATTACTACCAGAAGAACGGCCGGGCCAGCGGGACTTGTGACTTCGCCGGTGCCGCCAACGTCGTCTACCAGGCGCCAGCCG ACACCTGCAACGCGGCAAAGGCGATGAGCTGGTGTGTGGCGAACACGGCAGTCGGTGACGCGCGGCTGCAGGCGGCTCTGGACTACGCATGCGGACACGGCGCGGACTGCGGCGCCATCCAGCCCGGCGCGACGTGCTTCGCGCCGGACACCAAGGCCGCCCACGCCTCGTACGCGTTCAACGACTACTACCAGCGCAAGGGCCGGGCAAGCGGGACGTGCGACTTCGCCGGCGCTGCTTCCGTTGTCTACCAGCAACCAGCCG gcGCCTGCGACGCCAAGTCGAGCTGGTGCGTGGCGAACGCGGCCGTCGGGGACGCGCGGCTGCAGGCGGCACTGGACTACGCGTGCGGCCACGGCGCGGACTGCAGCGCCATCCAGCCCGGTGCCACGTGCTTCCAGCCGGACACCAAGGCCGCGCACGCCTCGCATGCCTTCAACAGCTACTACCAGCGCAATGGCCGGGCCAGCGGCACCTGCGACTTCGCCGGCGCTGCCTCCGTCGTCTACCAGGCGCCAA AGATCGGAAACTGCATGCTCCCATCGAGGGCATGA
- the LOC110432166 gene encoding uncharacterized protein LOC110432166: protein MARAAVDRSAGTMEASGPRPSSMTSSYATSLRGRRPPRKGAGWALGGRSSPPPSHRSTSATTLHRPRKRIHPRQRRGEPRRSKPAEHVTNGWEWLIGSEPQMEMRRCTRWGQVHSWQLRGRGEGLSLHNSCFPLSDTLSMSLLKYVRTSTDGTRTVLKLRDGFHRCVAQQKEGTEMRQNLFVNLHIHSNV, encoded by the exons atGGCGCGCGCCGCCGTCGACCGCTCCGCGGGCACCATGGAGGCTTCGGGGCCGAGACCTTCGTCAATGACGAGCTCCTACGCTACATCTCTCAGAG GACGTAGGCCACCGCGGAAGGGCGCAGGCTGGGCGTTGGGAGGCCGTTCGTCCCCTCCCCCATCCCACAGAAGCACATCTGCAACTACCCTGCATCGTCCTAGGAAGCGCATCCACCCACGGCAGCGACGAGGTGAGCCTCGACGATCCAAGCCAGCAGAGCACGTCACTAACGGATGGGAATGGTTGATTGGAAGCGAGCCACAAATGGAGATGAGAAGATGTACAAGATGGGGACAAGTTCATTCCTGGCAACTGCGTGGTCGAGGAGAG GGTCTATCTTTGCATAATAGTTGTTTTCCTTTGAGCGATACTCTGTCAATGAGTCTTCTGAAGTACGTAAGAACATCTACTGATGGCACTCGCACGGTACTGAAG TTGCGAGATGGATTCCATCGTTGCGTCGCTCAACAGAAAGAGGGTACAGAGATGCGGCAGAACTTATTTGTGAATTTACACATACACTCGAATGTGTGA